Within the Clostridium scatologenes genome, the region ACATCAGTTTTTCTAGCTTTTGCAGCCTGTACTGCATCAAATACGACTGCTGCAGGATCTGATCCTTCTTGATGCTTTATAATATCTACTGATGCTCTGTTACTCCATACTTCAAGTTGATCAATGGCTGCTGCTCTAAAAGTATCTGCTGCTGCCATCAGTACTTTATACCCATCATTTTTTAACTTAGCTGATATTTTACCTATGGACGTAGTTTTACCTACTCCATTTACCCCTATAACCAATATTACTTCAGGAGTTTTATTAGGTTTTATAGTAGCTTTTTCTTCTCCAAGTATATCTACTATAACTTCTTTTAAACAATCATTAACTAGACTAGGGTCCTTTATCTTCTTTTCTCTTATTTTTTCTTTCAGCTTTTCTATTATATAAAGTGTAGTATCTACACCTATATCTGCTGTTATCAATATTTCTTCTAACTCTTCATACAAATCATCATCAATGCTCATAGCACCACTTAGCATATCTGTTATCTTTTCAGTAAAATTATCTTTAGTCTTTGTAAGACCCTTCTTTAGTTTGTCAAAAAATCCTCCAAACATTTGTACTCCTCCTATATGAATTATAAGTTATTTAAGATGCTTCTTTCTCTAGATCTACAGAAACCACTTTAGATATTCCTTTTTCCTCCATAGTAACTCCATACAATGCATCACTAGCTTCCATAGTTCCTTTTCTGTGTGTTATAACAATAAACTGTGTACTTCCAGAAAACTTTTTTAAAAATTCAGCATATCTAGACACATTTGCATCATCTAATGCCGCTTCTATTTCATCAAGTATACAAAAAGGTGTTGGCTTCATCTTTAAAATAGCAAAAAGTAACGCTATAGCAGATAGTCCCTTTTCTCCTCCAGACATAAGGTTTATGTTTTGAAGTTTTTTTCCTGGAGGTTGAACTGTTATTTCTATATTTCCTGTTAATTCATCTC harbors:
- the ftsY gene encoding signal recognition particle-docking protein FtsY; translation: MFGGFFDKLKKGLTKTKDNFTEKITDMLSGAMSIDDDLYEELEEILITADIGVDTTLYIIEKLKEKIREKKIKDPSLVNDCLKEVIVDILGEEKATIKPNKTPEVILVIGVNGVGKTTSIGKISAKLKNDGYKVLMAAADTFRAAAIDQLEVWSNRASVDIIKHQEGSDPAAVVFDAVQAAKARKTDVLICDTAGRLHNKKNLMDELGKINRVIDREFSEVERETLLVLDATTGQNAVEQAKQFMEVCPIDGIILTKLDGTAKGGIVISIKHSLNIPVKLVGVGEGIDDLQEFDPKEFVEALF